AAAGTACTGCTGATAAATTAGTGAATGGAGCCACTCAAGACAATACATTTGATCGCTGGGTTTACGGAAATTCGAAGGTAACAACCTGTCCCGGTAGGCAATATGCAATTTTCGATTTGGGTAAAATTTACACGATAAATCGAGCTGCCCTACAACCATACAAAGATAGAGATTACGGGTACAGCATATCCGTATCTAGCGACAACATGAACTACACAGAAGTTATTGACAGAGAAAACAACAGTAATTACAGCGGTCCTTTCCCTATTGAAGATAGCTTCACTGCAATAGATGCTAGATACGTAAAAATTGATATACTCAATACAGGGACCTATAATCCCAGTGGTGGTTGTTTTTTGAGTTTATCTGAACTAGAAATATTTGGTGAAGAAAAATTTGACGACTTAGGAATGAAATTTGACGGTACTGATGATTATATTGATGCGCCTTCGCTACTTAGTGGCTTGCCTGAAGTTACTTTAATGGGCTGGATAAAACTAGACCCATCGGCTTCTGGTAGTCAATTTATTATGGGGGAATCTAATTTTTATTTAGAAATAAATGGTTCGGGCCACCTTGTGGCTACAGCAAACGGTGCGACTTTAACGAGTAGTAGCACGATAACGCCTGGTATATGGACGCATGTTGCCGCGAGATATGGTAGTGACATGGAGTTGTATATAGATGGCGAAAGGGTAGCTTTTAACTCTAGTGCCTCTGGGAATTTAGGGCTTTCTACTACCAATTTAAACATGGGTAGAAACCCTATAAATAATTCCAATTTTTTTCATGGAGAAATGGATGAAGTGCGAGTTTTCGGAAAAGATCTATCAGCACAAGATATTCAAAAAATGGTATGTCAAGAATTAGATGATGTCAATCCAAATTTTGGAAAAACAATACCTGTACAAATAAGCCCCAATTTAGCAACATCTTTACTAGGCTATTACAAGTTTGATAAATTTCAAAACGATATTCTTTTAGATACTAACGAAAATGTTATTGCTGCTATACATAACGATGGAACCACATTGCGTACCGTGGCTCAAACCGCACCACTACCTTATGAAACCGCAAACGATGGCAACTGGAGTGACACCAACACCTGGTTGCACGGCGATGTTTGGAGTATAAAAGATAATCCAGAAAGTGCAACATCTATTGTGCATGTAAAAAATAATATTAATAATGATGGACTTGACATCACCAACTTGGGGTTAATATTGGATACGGGAGCACAATTTGAAATTAACAACGATAGCAAGCTAGAAAATTCCTGGTATTTAGATATTGGCGATACTGGTTTAATCGATTTACAAGGGGAATCTCAATTGTTGCAAACTACAGAAAGTACCCTAGGCACAGGAACCGGAGAAATAGAACGCGACCAGCAGGGCGTACAAAATTTATATACTTATAATTATTGGAGTTCGCCTGTTAATAATGGTGGTGGTAAATATACTGTTGGCGGTATCTTATTCGATGGTTCGACTAAAGTGACTTTTACAGGTGGCTATGATGGCTCTCAAAGTCCTGTTACCATTTCAGAGTTTTGGTTACATAAATTTGAGAATGCTTTAGCCGATAACTATTATGCCTGGAAACGTGTAAAAAGTTCGGGCGAGCTGTTTGCTGGACAAGGGTTTACCATGAAAGGGACCACGACAAATAAAGACTTAACTGTAGAGCAAAACTATACCTTAAAAGGGATGCCTAACAATGGCGATTTTACCCTTACCTTAAATCCTGGTAATGAGTATTTGGTGGGTAACCCATATCCATCGGCATTAGATGCCAATCAATTTTTAACCGATAACCAAGGTTCTATTGAAGGAACCCTTTATTTTTGGGACCATTATGGTGGTTTTTCTCATTACTTAAAAGAGTATGAAGGTGGCTATGCCATGTATAACCTGTCTGGGTCTGTTGGAGCTGTCGCTAATGGACATCCCGATTTACCTACTGCTGTAAATACAAAAGGTACTAAATTACCAACACAATTTATTCCTGTAGCACAAGGCTTTTTTGTTAAAGCTGATGCTAGTCAATCGAGTACCGATATTGTTTTTAATAACGGCCAGCGTGTTTTCGAACGTGAAAATACGCCAGCAGACAATTCCATTTTTATTAAAGAAACAACAACTAAGGCATCGAAAACAACAGCTGGCAAAACTACTGATGCTAGACCTAAAATTAGGCTTGGCTACCAGTCGCCAAAGGGCTATAAACGCCAGTTATTAACAACCGTAGATAAAAAGGCATCACTTCACTACGATTGGGGTTACGATGCGCCAGTAAACGAAGATAATCTGGAAGATATGTTTTGGCGCGTCGATCAAGCGGAATATTTTATTCAAGGGGTAGATACCATTACCACAAAAACCATTTTACCATTAACCGTTAAAACCCAATCGGGAGGCTTAATAGAAGTTAAAATTGATAGCTTAGAGCATGATGCGCAAAATTATAAGGTCTATTTAAAAGATTACGATACCTATCACGATTTAAAATCGGGACCCTTCTTGGTGATTGTTAATGGCGGATTAATTGAAGACCGTTTTGCCATAGCGTTTTCAAATAATGAAAATGTCTTAGATGTTGTTCATAATAACTTTAAAAGTATAGGCCTCTTTTATAATAAGCACAGTTCGAGCATTATTATTAACAACCCTAAAAGCTTGAATATTGAAGGCTTAAAAGTTGTAAATATGCTGGGGCAAGTGGTTTTTGAACAAGAGATTCAATCTTCCGATAAGCAAATAAGTAGGTCTACCAATGTATCTGAAGGTGTTTATGTGGTTTCAATACAAACTTCGAACACCGAGGTCTTTCGAAAAGTAGTGGTTTCAAAGTAATTAGATGTAATTGTTTAGGTAAATAAACCTAGCCTTTAAGGGTAGCCTAAAAAACAAAAACCCGAATTTGATTGCGATCAAACTCGGGTTTTATCTTTTTTATGCTAAGCCATACTTAATCTTGCGATGCTTCTTTTTTCAAAGCTTTAGCTGCTTCGTTACGTTCAATTTTATGCTCAGGGCGTGTCCATTTTGGTTTTTCACCTAAAGCTTCAATTTTAGAATCTTTAGCTTCAACCGTTTCTGGTTGTACTTTTTTAGTGAATGGTTTTTGGGGTTTTAATCCTAACAATTCAAACATTTTCATGTCTTCATTCACATCTGGATTTGGAGTAGTTAATAGCTTATCACCTGCAAAAATAGAATTTGCTCCAGCAAAGAAACACATGGCCTGACCTTCTCTAGTCATTTGTGTGCGTCCTGCACTTAAACGCACTTGAGTTTCTGGCATCACAATTCTTGTGGTTGCTATCATACGTACCATATCCCAAATAGAAACTGGCTCTTGATCTTCCAAAGGGGTTCCTTCAACAGCTACTAAAGCATTTATTGGTGTCGATTCTGGTTGCGGATTTAAAGTAGAAAGCGCGACTAACATGCCAGCACGATCTTCAATATTTTCGCCCATGCCTATAATACCACCGCTACAAACCGTAACATTGGTTTTACGAACATTATCAATAGTATCTAAACGATCTTGATAACCACGGGTTGAAATCACTTCTTTATAATATTCTTCCGATGAATCTAAATTATGATTGTAAGCGTATAAACCAGCCTCGGCTAAACGCTTTGCTTGATTTTCAGTCACCATACCAAGGGTACAGCACACTTCCATATCTAGTTTATTTATGGTTCTTACCATTTCTAAAACCTGATCGAACTCTTCACCATCTTTTACATTTCGCCATGCCGCGCCCATACAAACGCGTGAGCTTCCGCCTGACTTGGCACGTAAAGCCTGCGCTTTAACTTGATTAATAGACATTAAATCGTTCCCTTCAACATCGGTGTGGTATCTGG
This genomic interval from Tamlana carrageenivorans contains the following:
- the bioB gene encoding biotin synthase BioB; protein product: MSEMRHNWTKEEILDIYNKPFMDLLYEAATIHRLHHDPNTVQVSTLLSIKTGGCSEDCGYCPQSARYHTDVEGNDLMSINQVKAQALRAKSGGSSRVCMGAAWRNVKDGEEFDQVLEMVRTINKLDMEVCCTLGMVTENQAKRLAEAGLYAYNHNLDSSEEYYKEVISTRGYQDRLDTIDNVRKTNVTVCSGGIIGMGENIEDRAGMLVALSTLNPQPESTPINALVAVEGTPLEDQEPVSIWDMVRMIATTRIVMPETQVRLSAGRTQMTREGQAMCFFAGANSIFAGDKLLTTPNPDVNEDMKMFELLGLKPQKPFTKKVQPETVEAKDSKIEALGEKPKWTRPEHKIERNEAAKALKKEASQD
- a CDS encoding discoidin domain-containing protein; the encoded protein is MALFNLHTCKSVYFFLLFTLTSLFVTGQTNIALSSNGATVTASDYHSSSNAFPANLIDGNATTRWAADGWGNFATVDLGAPYHLGSIEVLTYNDRSYQFIVSVFDSATGTFIDVIDKSANTKTNNITGAFPANTTAQYVKITVSGADNYKLGDWVSLTEFRIFEASTSPNNLSNVANSDNNPAVSISTPYGGEIDNLIDQSVDVNPDDNEHRWTSTTTGYSQSATVDLGSVHLLTNSTLIPYKARDYQYTIETSVDGITYNTVINRNSNTESLLAITDSYNLAIARYVRLNITGAYSYTGGEVSVNEFLIFGIPFYQQLDAYNVILGKTVLEQSNPNLIDRQSTADKLVNGATQDNTFDRWVYGNSKVTTCPGRQYAIFDLGKIYTINRAALQPYKDRDYGYSISVSSDNMNYTEVIDRENNSNYSGPFPIEDSFTAIDARYVKIDILNTGTYNPSGGCFLSLSELEIFGEEKFDDLGMKFDGTDDYIDAPSLLSGLPEVTLMGWIKLDPSASGSQFIMGESNFYLEINGSGHLVATANGATLTSSSTITPGIWTHVAARYGSDMELYIDGERVAFNSSASGNLGLSTTNLNMGRNPINNSNFFHGEMDEVRVFGKDLSAQDIQKMVCQELDDVNPNFGKTIPVQISPNLATSLLGYYKFDKFQNDILLDTNENVIAAIHNDGTTLRTVAQTAPLPYETANDGNWSDTNTWLHGDVWSIKDNPESATSIVHVKNNINNDGLDITNLGLILDTGAQFEINNDSKLENSWYLDIGDTGLIDLQGESQLLQTTESTLGTGTGEIERDQQGVQNLYTYNYWSSPVNNGGGKYTVGGILFDGSTKVTFTGGYDGSQSPVTISEFWLHKFENALADNYYAWKRVKSSGELFAGQGFTMKGTTTNKDLTVEQNYTLKGMPNNGDFTLTLNPGNEYLVGNPYPSALDANQFLTDNQGSIEGTLYFWDHYGGFSHYLKEYEGGYAMYNLSGSVGAVANGHPDLPTAVNTKGTKLPTQFIPVAQGFFVKADASQSSTDIVFNNGQRVFERENTPADNSIFIKETTTKASKTTAGKTTDARPKIRLGYQSPKGYKRQLLTTVDKKASLHYDWGYDAPVNEDNLEDMFWRVDQAEYFIQGVDTITTKTILPLTVKTQSGGLIEVKIDSLEHDAQNYKVYLKDYDTYHDLKSGPFLVIVNGGLIEDRFAIAFSNNENVLDVVHNNFKSIGLFYNKHSSSIIINNPKSLNIEGLKVVNMLGQVVFEQEIQSSDKQISRSTNVSEGVYVVSIQTSNTEVFRKVVVSK